The Enterococcus rotai genome includes a window with the following:
- the purS gene encoding phosphoribosylformylglycinamidine synthase subunit PurS — MYNVKVYVTYKDSVLDPQGEAVKGAVHRLGFEEISEIRIGKYFDIKVHQTAQPIETVIEAICDKLLANVNMETYRYEIMEEV; from the coding sequence ATGTATAATGTTAAAGTTTACGTTACCTATAAAGATTCTGTTTTAGATCCACAAGGTGAAGCTGTCAAAGGAGCAGTCCATCGTCTTGGGTTTGAAGAAATTTCTGAGATTCGGATCGGAAAATATTTTGATATTAAGGTTCATCAAACAGCACAGCCAATCGAAACTGTAATTGAAGCAATCTGCGACAAACTACTTGCTAATGTAAATATGGAAACCTATCGCTATGAAATCATGGAGGAAGTATAA
- the purQ gene encoding phosphoribosylformylglycinamidine synthase subunit PurQ → MKFAVIVFPGSNCDMDLLCAVKDILGEEAEYVRHDADSLAGFDGVLIPGGFSYGDYLRCGAIARFSTIISEVIRLADEGKPVFGTCNGFQILTEAGLLPGTLLRNESLHFICKTVQLQVVNNQTNFTSEYQLDEVIQLPVAHGEGNYYCDEATLETLKENQQIVFTYAYDNPNGSLENIAGIVNEKGNVLGMMPHPERAVESLLGSEDGLRFFKSIVKNYGKARANA, encoded by the coding sequence ATGAAGTTTGCGGTAATTGTTTTTCCGGGGTCGAATTGTGATATGGATTTACTATGTGCTGTCAAAGATATCTTGGGCGAAGAGGCTGAATATGTTCGGCATGATGCAGATAGTTTAGCAGGGTTCGATGGTGTTTTGATTCCTGGCGGTTTTTCATATGGAGACTATCTAAGATGCGGTGCGATTGCGCGATTTTCAACAATCATTAGTGAAGTGATTCGCCTAGCCGATGAAGGCAAACCAGTTTTTGGAACATGCAATGGCTTCCAAATTTTAACAGAAGCTGGACTTTTGCCAGGTACCTTACTTCGGAATGAGTCCCTACATTTTATTTGTAAAACGGTTCAACTACAAGTCGTTAATAATCAAACGAACTTTACTTCTGAATATCAACTAGATGAGGTGATTCAATTGCCCGTGGCTCATGGGGAAGGAAACTATTATTGTGATGAAGCGACTCTTGAAACATTAAAAGAAAATCAGCAGATCGTTTTTACCTATGCCTATGACAATCCTAATGGTAGCTTAGAAAATATTGCCGGAATCGTTAATGAGAAGGGCAATGTTTTAGGCATGATGCCTCATCCAGAACGCGCAGTCGAAAGCCTATTAGGCTCAGAGGATGGGTTACGTTTTTTCAAATCAATCGTTAAAAACTATGGAAAGGCTAGGGCAAATGCATGA
- the purL gene encoding phosphoribosylformylglycinamidine synthase subunit PurL — translation MMKAKEPTAQAIKSERIYSDWGLTDEEYRMIEEDILGRMPNYTETGLFSVMWSEHCSYKNSKPVLRKFPTEGPQVLQGPGEGAGIVDIGDGQAVVFKAESHNHPSAIEPYEGAATGVGGIIRDIFSMGARPIALLDSLRFGELTNERTKYLLEEVVAGISGYGNCIGIPTVGGEVAFDPCYEGNPLVNAMCVGLIDHKDIQKGQAKGVGNAIMYVGAKTGRDGIHGATFASEEFVEGEEQQRSAVQVGDPFMEKLLLEACLELILEHADILVGIQDMGAAGLVSSSAEMASKAGSGLILDLDNVPQRETGMTPYEMMLSESQERMLICVEKGHEAEVIELFQKYELDAVTIGKVTDDGLYRLNHRGIEVANLPVDALAEDAPVYNKERVEPARIKTFASLADFQPEINDGAQTLLQLLQQPTIASKKMIYETYDSQVRTNTVVLPGSDAAVLRVRGTQKALAMTTDCNARYLYLNPEIGGQIAVAEAARNIVASGGQPLAITDCLNYGSPDKPEGFWELWTSADGIAKACEVLATPVISGNVSLYNETNGKAIYPTPVIGMVGLIEDLAHITTQEFKAVDDLIYVLGETKADFNGSELQKMTLGLIEGKIMDFDLFQEKEIQQLVLAAIKAGLIESAHDCSEGGLGVALAEAAFKQGFGLEVKLKMPLSFLFSESQSRFVLSIKPEKQAAFEATMDGKAHLVGKVTDNGVLKIETQDQSIEVLTQTAKELWEEAIPCLMK, via the coding sequence ATGATGAAAGCCAAAGAACCTACAGCGCAAGCCATTAAAAGTGAGCGTATCTATTCAGACTGGGGATTGACGGACGAAGAGTATCGAATGATTGAAGAAGATATTCTAGGTCGCATGCCCAATTATACGGAAACTGGATTATTTTCAGTGATGTGGAGTGAACACTGTTCCTATAAAAATTCAAAGCCGGTTTTAAGAAAATTTCCAACTGAGGGGCCACAAGTTTTACAGGGACCTGGTGAAGGTGCGGGGATCGTTGATATAGGGGATGGTCAGGCAGTCGTATTTAAAGCAGAAAGTCATAATCATCCGTCTGCTATTGAGCCTTATGAAGGAGCCGCAACAGGCGTTGGTGGAATTATCAGAGATATTTTTAGTATGGGGGCTCGGCCGATTGCACTATTAGATTCATTGCGCTTTGGCGAATTGACAAATGAACGGACAAAATACTTGTTGGAAGAAGTGGTTGCTGGTATTAGTGGTTATGGGAATTGTATCGGTATTCCAACAGTTGGTGGAGAAGTCGCCTTTGATCCATGTTACGAAGGGAATCCGCTAGTCAATGCGATGTGTGTCGGTTTGATTGATCATAAGGATATCCAAAAAGGTCAAGCTAAGGGAGTAGGCAATGCGATCATGTATGTCGGAGCGAAAACAGGACGCGATGGCATTCACGGGGCAACGTTTGCTTCTGAAGAATTTGTTGAAGGGGAAGAGCAACAACGTTCAGCAGTTCAAGTTGGTGATCCTTTTATGGAAAAACTTTTACTGGAAGCCTGTTTGGAATTGATATTGGAACATGCAGATATTTTAGTCGGAATTCAAGATATGGGCGCGGCTGGTCTGGTTTCTTCTAGTGCAGAAATGGCTTCAAAAGCGGGTTCGGGTTTGATTTTAGATTTGGATAATGTGCCGCAAAGGGAAACAGGAATGACACCATATGAAATGATGTTGTCAGAATCACAAGAGCGGATGTTGATTTGTGTTGAGAAAGGACATGAAGCCGAAGTAATCGAACTTTTTCAAAAGTACGAATTAGACGCTGTAACGATTGGTAAAGTAACGGATGATGGCTTGTATCGTTTAAATCATCGTGGCATAGAAGTAGCTAATCTACCCGTTGACGCTTTAGCTGAAGATGCTCCAGTTTATAATAAGGAACGTGTAGAACCAGCAAGGATCAAAACTTTTGCATCTTTAGCAGATTTCCAACCCGAAATAAACGATGGAGCACAAACGTTATTACAACTACTGCAGCAACCTACAATTGCTTCTAAAAAAATGATCTACGAGACGTATGATTCACAGGTTAGAACGAATACCGTCGTTTTGCCAGGAAGTGATGCAGCGGTATTACGGGTTCGTGGTACGCAAAAAGCGTTAGCTATGACAACCGATTGCAATGCACGGTATCTTTATCTAAATCCGGAAATTGGTGGGCAGATCGCAGTAGCAGAAGCTGCTAGAAATATTGTCGCAAGTGGCGGGCAACCTCTAGCAATCACAGATTGCCTAAATTATGGTTCACCGGATAAACCAGAAGGCTTTTGGGAGCTTTGGACTTCAGCCGATGGGATTGCAAAGGCTTGTGAGGTTTTAGCAACACCCGTGATTTCTGGAAATGTTTCTTTATACAATGAAACAAATGGTAAGGCGATTTATCCAACACCTGTCATTGGAATGGTAGGTCTGATTGAAGATTTAGCACACATTACGACGCAAGAATTTAAAGCAGTTGATGATTTAATTTATGTTTTAGGTGAAACAAAAGCCGATTTTAACGGCAGTGAGCTACAAAAAATGACATTAGGTTTAATAGAAGGAAAAATAATGGATTTTGACTTGTTTCAAGAAAAAGAAATCCAGCAATTAGTGTTAGCTGCCATTAAAGCAGGATTGATCGAAAGTGCCCACGATTGTTCGGAAGGTGGATTAGGTGTAGCTTTAGCAGAGGCTGCTTTTAAACAGGGTTTCGGGCTTGAAGTTAAGTTAAAGATGCCTTTGTCATTTCTATTTTCAGAATCTCAATCAAGATTTGTCCTATCGATCAAACCAGAAAAACAAGCTGCGTTTGAAGCTACGATGGACGGAAAAGCCCACCTTGTTGGGAAAGTAACAGATAATGGAGTACTTAAAATTGAAACGCAGGATCAATCAATCGAAGTCTTGACGCAAACAGCCAAAGAGTTGTGGGAGGAAGCAATTCCATGTCTTATGAAGTAA